ACGACGGAGAACTTCAAGGGCGACAGCGACGGCGACGGTTCCGATTTGGATCGAAGAATGGTTGCTGCAACGTTTGGTTTGGTGGAGCCTCGTGTGCGCAGATCTGGCGGCCTTCACCATCTGcatcggacggctcggcctcgaccGGCCCAACAGTTGGGCCGGCGCACCAGCGCAGATCGTTGCCCAATGCAAAAGAAGAAAAATGGGCCGATCTGCAGGCCCATGCAATGATCGCGAGTGGAGAAACAAGCAGCGATACGTAGAACAAAATCTGGCTGAGTTCCTCTAGGAAAAGTAACAAAACCTGGCTGAAAACAAATGTTGCGCCATAAAAATTGTATGCTGACGTCAGCCGACTGAGACTTCGCCAGACCCATATATTAAACTGGAGTGGTGACTAGAGGGAGCATCGTTCCAGTAGAACGCAAGGTTAGGCGCACATGGAGATGGAGGCCCCGTCGTCGCCGTCGAGCAGCCGTGTTGCCCCCGCCCCACTGCTCCCGCCGGTTCGCTACTACATGCTGGACGAGCacaacgaggaagaggaagaatggCTATCCCGTCTGACGTCTCCGGGCGGTGAGCCTCCGGGGCCATGCCTGGGCGCCGGGTGGCTCCCGCCGCCGATGTCACCTCGCGCATGGAAGGCGGCAGCTGCGGCGGCCCAGCAGCCGGAGCCGCCGCAAGACGAAGAAGAAGATCCGGAGTCGGAGCCATATCCATACGACGAGCAGACACTGTACGCACCACGGCTAGACCCGGTGGCGCGGCAGCGCCTCCAGACGAGCCTGGCCAAGTCGGCCGCCCAGGACGCGCTGCACCACTACAACGCCAACGCCGGCAACAAGGTCAAGCTCGAGCTGACCAGGGCCACGAGATATGTCAGTCTTCTGAACAGCCAGGGCTCGTACCACCATATCAACTTCTTCTCCACGGCCATGGACCAGGAGGATGCTACTTCTTCCCACACCACGGGAGAGCGCTTCTTCTTCGCTGAGTTGCACGATCAGAACAGGCGTGGCCCTGGTGGAGCCAGGATACGGACTCCAACTTGCTTGTGCTCGCTGGACGGAGAGGCAGACGATCGAGTCGGCGGTCTCGCCGGCAACTGGTTTGCCGGAGCTCAACCGTGGCTCGTGCCCGTGGATTACTGCCTCGCGTGTGACGATGAGATGAAGCATCCCAAGGACGGCGCCTCCTACCAAGCCGGTCACCTTTACGCACTGCCCCAGCCAGGGCAGGGGAAACCGCGCGCGCTAATTTAGATTGATTATTTTGATACTCCTTGTAGTAATGGCGATGATCAAACTCGCTGAGACAAGATTTGGCGTAGCGCAATGTCATGCTGCTTTTCTTCTTTCTCTCTATCTATACAGTTCTACTCCACAAGCGACCACAAGACGTCATGTCCTACCTGGACAAGGAACTGCATCGATCAGGTTTTGTATAGCTAGCTCTTATATAGGAGTATATAATATCCACGTTCATAAAAAAAACAAGTTTAGACATTGACACAAAAACATACTCCAGTATCAGTTTACCAAAACTCACCCCATCGTGGTTGTTGCCTTGGCCGACGTAGTTGGCAGCGATGTTGAGGTCAACGACCGT
The sequence above is a segment of the Triticum dicoccoides isolate Atlit2015 ecotype Zavitan chromosome 1A, WEW_v2.0, whole genome shotgun sequence genome. Coding sequences within it:
- the LOC119350733 gene encoding uncharacterized protein LOC119350733 translates to MEMEAPSSPSSSRVAPAPLLPPVRYYMLDEHNEEEEEWLSRLTSPGGEPPGPCLGAGWLPPPMSPRAWKAAAAAAQQPEPPQDEEEDPESEPYPYDEQTLYAPRLDPVARQRLQTSLAKSAAQDALHHYNANAGNKVKLELTRATRYVSLLNSQGSYHHINFFSTAMDQEDATSSHTTGERFFFAELHDQNRRGPGGARIRTPTCLCSLDGEADDRVGGLAGNWFAGAQPWLVPVDYCLACDDEMKHPKDGASYQAGHLYALPQPGQGKPRALI